Proteins encoded by one window of Puntigrus tetrazona isolate hp1 chromosome 17, ASM1883169v1, whole genome shotgun sequence:
- the xkr6a gene encoding XK-related protein 6: MAAKSDGVGVVAGFAQLHNLDEAVGDEDALDSAAIHICHCCNSSSCYWGCRSACLQSLLGDRDAAGGEGGGGGCRRPQHQHQPEERLWLDCLWIVLALLVFFWDVGTDLWLALDYYSKRDYLWFGLTLFFVLVPSVLVQILSFRWFVQDYAGGGLGAVEGLSRKATADLSSRIYGRDRCCVISIWVWYACVHILQMGQVWRYIRTMYLGIQSRRQKEHRRRFYWAMMYEYADVNMLRLLETFLESAPQLVLQLCIMIQKNRAETLQCVSSVASLLSLAWVLASYHKLLRDSRDDKKSMSYRGALIHIFWRLFTISSRVLSFALFASIFHIYFGIFVVVHWCAMAFWIVHGGTDFCMSKWEEVLFNMVVGIVYIFCWFNVKEGRTRYRMVIYYFVVLAENTVLTCLWYAYRDPLTTDSYAVPVLCGVYLTFASGVVFMGIYYGFLHPMGPKIRVLASSCCAELLWGLPLPPEAEPMAPTPGPRASQPTPSRASIGAFGQPDDASMDTCLPVFQVRSPEPTTPLGRYRPEGPLIKIDMPRKRYPAWDAHFVDRRLRRTINILQFITPATVGIRYRDGPLLYELLQYESSL; encoded by the exons ATGGCAGCAAAATCCGATGGCGTGGGGGTCGTTGCCGGTTTCGCCCAGCTGCACAACCTGGACGAGGCGGTCGGCGACGAGGATGCGCTGGACAGCGCGGCTATACACATCTGCCACTGCTGCAACTCGTCGTCGTGCTACTGGGGCTGCAGGAGCGCGTGCCTGCAGTCGCTGCTGGGAGACAGGGATGCCgctggaggagaaggaggaggaggaggatgcaGGCGGCCGCAGCATCAGCACCAGCCGGAGGAGCGCCTGTGGCTGGACTGCCTCTGGATCGTCCTCGCGCTGCTCGTCTTCTTCTGGGACGTCGGCACGGACTTGTGGCTGGCTTTGGACTACTACTCCAAACGAGACTATCTGTGGTTCGGGCTCACGCTGTTCTTCGTGCTGGTGCCGTCGGTGCTGGTCCAGATCCTGAGCTTCAGGTGGTTCGTCCAGGATTACGCCGGCGGCGGGCTCGGGGCCGTGGAGGGGCTCAGCAGGAAAGCCACGGCGGATCTGAGCTCGCGCATCTACGGCAGGGACAGGTGCTGCGTGATCTCCATTTGGGTCTGGTACGCTTGCGTGCACATCCTTCAGATGGGACAAGTGTGGCG GTATATCCGGACGATGTACCTGGGCATCCAGAGTCGACGGCAGAAGGAACACAGGCGGCGTTTCTACTGGGCCATGATGTACGAGTACGCTGACGTCAACATGCTCCGGCTGCTGGAGACCTTTCTAGAGAGTGCCCCCCAACTGGTGCTACAACTCTGTATAATGATCCAGAAGAACCGGGCCGAGACACTGCAGT GTGTCTCCTCCGTTGCCTCCCTACTCTCGCTGGCCTGGGTCCTGGCTTCGTACCACAAGCTCCTGCGCGACTCCAGAGACGACAAAAAGAGCATGAGCTACAGAGGCGCGCTGATCCACATCTTCTGGAGGCTTTTCACCATATCCTCACGGGTGCTCTCCTTCGCCCTCTTCGCTTCCATCTTCCACATCTACTTCGGCATCTTCGTGGTGGTGCACTGGTGCGCCATGGCGTTCTGGATCGTGCACGGCGGCACGGATTTTTGCATGTCCAAATGGGAAGAGGTGCTCTTCAACATGGTGGTGGGCATCGTCTACATCTTCTGCTGGTTCAACGTGAAGGAGGGCCGAACCAGGTACCGCATGGTGATCTACTACTTTGTGGTGCTCGCCGAGAATACGGTGCTTACTTGCCTGTGGTACGCCTACCGAGACCCGCTCACCACCGACTCCTATGCAGTGCCGGTGCTCTGCGGGGTTTACCTGACCTTCGCCTCAGGGGTGGTGTTCATGGGCATCTACTACGGGTTCCTTCATCCGATGGGACCTAAAATAAGGGTGCTAGCCAGCTCCTGTTGTGCCGAGCTTCTCTGGGGACTTCCGTTACCCCCGGAGGCCGAGCCCATGGCGCCCACCCCTGGGCCGAGAGCGTCCCAACCCACTCCCAGCCGGGCTTCCATAGGGGCCTTCGGCCAGCCGGACGACGCCTCGATGGACACCTGCCTGCCCGTGTTTCAGGTGCGCTCGCCCGAGCCCACCACTCCCTTGGGCCGCTACCGGCCAGAGGGACCTCTGATCAAGATCGACATGCCCAGGAAACGCTACCCGGCCTGGGACGCGCACTTCGTGGACAGGCGCTTGCGGAGGACGATAAACATCCTGCAGTTCATCACGCCCGCCACCGTCGGGATCAGGTACAGGGACGGACCGCTGCTGTACGAGCTCCTGCAGTACGAGTCGTCCCTGTGA